The Motacilla alba alba isolate MOTALB_02 chromosome 29, Motacilla_alba_V1.0_pri, whole genome shotgun sequence nucleotide sequence tctctcctctccagctgccgCTGCACCCGGTGCCAGTGCCCCCGGATGTCCCAGTGACCCCCCCgccaggctctgctgagcaggagccCCCCCCGCTGCTCCCTGGcctctgtctgtccctgcccGAGGTGGGTACCAGTGTTCCCAacccttcctctccctgtgtccccctctCTGGGCAGTGTCACCTCCTTCCCCACTGTCTTTTCCCAGCGTGTGGTGTCACCAGGCCGGTGACATGCGGCTTCCCAGGCCCACggtgtcctgtcctgtccccttCCCTGCATCCGTGGTGTCCCCATCCATGTGCTTTTGGCACTTTCAACagggtccctgtccctgtggtCCCTGTGGTGTCGCCTCTCCAGGTCCATAGTGTCCACCGCCCCAAGCCCCTCCATCTTTGATATCTCTGGCTCCAAAACCCATTGCCCcagatgtccctgtccccattgtgtccccatcccaaagCCTCTTGTGTCCTTCTCTGTGTTTCCAGAGTGTCCCCCTCTGGTACCAGGGGGCTCAGCGCCAGGTGCTCACCTGGTGAGGTGATGGAaccctgtccccacaggtgctgccaccagtgccatcGGGCAGCCCTGGCCTCAGCCCCGGTGCCCCGCCCCTGGATGCCCTGTCCCcgtttttcaaaaagaaagccCAAATCCTGGAGGTGCTGCGCAAGCTGGAGGAGACAGACCCTCTGCTGGGACCCGCCCCGGCCTCCCCCGGCTCCCCCGAGCCCTGCGCAGCCCTGGCTTGGCCCCCCTGCCCGCTgcgggggccgggggctgcggggggctGGCGGGGCACCgagggcagcccctgctcctctcccgAGGAAGGGGGGCCGCCACGGGGGGCTCTGCTCAGCGCCTTGGCCGAGCGGCTGCTGCGAGGTGAGGGGGGGGGGCTGCTGCCGGCGCAACGGGGAAGCCCCCGGGGGTCCCCCCCGGCAGCGGCGCGGGGAGCACCCCGCTTTCCTGGGACTCTACACGCCGGGCGAGGAGAGCCCCGAGGGGGGCTTCACCCCGCTCTCACCTGGCGGGGTCCCCaactccctgccctcccccacCAAGGTGCTCAAACTGCCGCCCCCCCCCCGCGGGGCTGCGCCTCAGCCCCCAGCTCGCCCACCCCTCCAAGATCCCCTGTCGCGGCGCCCACCCCGAGGCCTCCCCGGTGCTCAGCCGCCGCCCGTCCCCCGACGCCGCCCCAGAGCCCGGATCCGCCGAGCCCCCCGCCTTCGCCCACCCCCGCACCTTCGAGGCGGCCGAGCagccccccgcgcccccggcacccgcggccggcggggagcgggcggcCGCTTCCCCCCCCAGCTCTCGCCGTGGCACGGGGGGCTCGGCCCCCTGCCGCCGCCCTGGCAAGAAGCCCCCCGAGCCGGGCTACCTGCCCTTCAAGGAGcgcctggcagccctgggcaaGCTGCGGGGGGCTGAGGGCCGAGAGCCTCCCGGCCCGGGGCGGCCCGAACGGGGCCACGGGGCCGAGCTGCGCCCCCCGGCCCGAGGGAATTTGGGGGGCAGCCTGAAGCACCCCGAGCCGGCGCACGGCGCGGAGCCCCTGGCCCGCTGCTACTCCTCCGGCTCCATGGGCGACCCCGGCAAGGCGGGGGGGGGCAAGGGCCGCCCAGGCACCGGCCGGACCCCCTCCCGGACCCCCCCCACGCCCCCTGCCAAAACCTCGCGCAGCCCCCACGGCAGCCCCACCAAGCTGCCCACCAAGGCGGGCAAAGCCGGGGCACCGCGGGGCGAGGAGCCCGCGGGCGCCAAGGCGGGCGGGGGTCCCCACAAAACCCCCGCGGAGCCCGCGGAGCCCACGGGGCCGGCGCCGAGCGCCGCGGGGCACTCGGCCATCGAGGAGAAGGTGATGAAGGGCATCGAGGAGAACGTGCTGcggctgcaggggcaggagcgGGCGCCGGGCGCCGAGGCCAAGGGCAAGGCAGCGGGGCTGGCGAGCTGGTTCGGGCTGCGGCGGAGCAAACTGCCCGCGCTCAGCCGGAGAGGGGACGGCGGGCGAGGGCGTGAGTGGGCTGGGACCCCCGCACCCCTTCGCCGAGAGGTCAAGCTGGCCGCCCGCAAGCTGGAAGCCGAGAGTCTCAACATCTCGAAGCTGATGGAGAAGGCGGAGGATCTGCGGAAGGCGCTGCGGGAGGAGCACGCGTTCCTGCAGGGACTCGCGCTGGAGAAGGGGCGTCCCCGAGGGCCCCCGCGAGGCCCCGGCCCCCTCCCCGTCATGTACCAGGAGGTGACGGCCGAGACCttcatgcagcagctgctggacagGTGAGCTCCCACCTGGGTCCCCTGGGGGTGGGGGTGAGGGTGGGGTGTCCCCCTGATCGCTGCCTCCCCGCAGGGTGGACGGGAAGGACGTCCCCTACGAGACCCGGCTGGAGCACAAGCGGGAGCTTTGTGACCTCCGGAGGGTCCCCCCCGACGCCAAAGAACCGCGGCTCTGCCGCCCGCCCCGCAACGGCATCGTGGGACACGTGCGGGAGCCCTCGGACAAGGTGAGGACCCCGCAGGCCTCCGCTCCGGGGGGACCCCTCAGCCCTTCAGCCTCTGCATCCCCGCAGGTGCCCGACGTGGGGCTCCGGGATGAGCTGCCGTCCGACGAGAGCCTGTCCGAGTCGGGGACGGGGCAGCATTTCGCCGGTGAGGGGGCGATGGGGAGCTCAGGGCGAGGAGGGGGCACCAGGGTGGGCTCCCGGCACTGACCCCTCCCCATGTCCCGCAGCCTGCGGGTCTCTGACGCGGACACTGGACAGCGGGATCGGGACCTTCCCGCCCCCCGACTATGGGGGGGTCCCCGCCAAGAGCACCCCCAAACCGCGGGGCCGCCCCGAGCCGCTGCCCGGGGCCGTGCCGGCCGCCGTCACCAAAGTGCCGCGCAAGGCCCGGACGCTGGAGCGGGAGGTGCCCAGCGCCGAGGAGCTGCTGGTACCGGGAAAACACCGGAGCGCTCCGAGCTGCCGCCTCCCGGCCCCCCCGAGCTCGCACGGGCACCGCGCCGCGCCCCAAGGTGGGTGTACCCCCCGCCCCGTGCGCACCCGCGTTAAGGTGCGGGGGGTCTCACGGAGGGGAGGTGGGGTTCGTGGGGGCCCTGCAGGTCAGCGCTGCCCCCGTTGTCCCCGCAGACACCGGGGATGACGCCAGGAAGGCACGGCGGGTCCAGCAGAGCAAGAACTGGACCTTCCCCAACGCCAAAGCCTGCGGTGCTGCCGACCCCTTCGTGTGCccccccggggggctggaggggctgcatCGGCCTGCGCAGGTAAGGGCAGGTTACGGACCCCCCAAATCTTTGAGTGCCCCAAAACCTTGGGGTGGGGTCCCCAAAACTCCGGAGTACGGACACTGAAACTGTGCAGCAGGACCCCACAACCTCGGCAGAGGGACCCCAGACTCTGCTGCCCACGCTGTGGCGATGAAGCCAGGGGGAGAGGATGTGGGGGGGACACTCCTCAGAGTTCTGTGATCATTTGCCACACGTGGCCCGCGGTGGTGGGGAGGGATTTAAAGCGGCTCTGGGGGGGGGCACAGAGCTTCCCCAGCACGGCGGAGGGATGGATGTGGCTGTCACTGCCACaagcagccctccctgcccacgctgtccctccccaggccCCCGTGTGCAGCCCGGCTGGGCACCGGGGGGCATCCCCGGAGGCgcccccgccgctgccccccgCCCTGAGCACTAGCAGCAGCCGGACCCCAGCGCCTCAGACGTGGGGGACGAGGGCAGCACGGAGGCACGGTCCCGGGACGGGGGGCACGGCCCCGCCGGGCTGGAACACTCCGAATCCCTCAGCGACTCGCTCTACGACAGCCTCTCCTCCTgcggcagccagggctgagccgCCCCGGCGCCGCTCCCGCGTCTTCCAGCCCgtccccgccgctccccgctccTGCTCTGAGGGTGCTGCCCGGGGTGGGAGTGTCCGGTGTCCGTCGCTCCCTTGTCCCGGCTCTCTCCGATGGTGCTACGGCCCTGTACAGCCCCTGCCTGATGGGTTTTTAACTCAATAAAGCCGCCCCCCCAGCCCGGGTTATTTATATACGTGGTGGTGCAGCCGCTGTGTCCCCGCGCTCCGGGGAGGGACGGAGGGACGGGAGGATGGTGGCGGTCAGACGGACAGACGGACGGACGCGGGGGATGGAAAGAGGAGGGACAAGAGTTTGGAGTCTGAGCGATTTATTGAATCATCCCGGTGTACAAAGAGCGGAGCTGGCGGGACGGGGAGCGCTGGCAAtgccgcggccccgcggccccctCCCAGCACACGTTCATTTCTTGGCACTGGTGCTGAAGGGGAGGCTCCACCAATGAGTTTGGCTGAGGGGGGGGATCCCACCAAAAACCCCCCCGAGGGCTGGTTCTGGGGCCTCACGGCCTCCCGGGGAAGGGTGACACCCCGcgtggggctggggacaaacCTCCGAGGAAAGAGGACACATGGGTGACCACTGCAAGGGCCACAGGCCGGGGGGAAAACCAAGGGGAGCCAAACTCCAGCAGGATCCACAAATTGGCTGGTTTTtaatcaaaaaacaaaacagaacaaaaacaaaaacaaaaaaaaaaagctgaacgAGAGAAAAACCCACGAGGTGCGAAAGCTTCTGGCTGCTTCCTCGGCAGCAAAGCGCAGCCCCTTTAATgacagagagggacaggaggggacacggggacacaggggtggctctgcctcggcccagagctgcttcacttcttctccttcttcttgtTCTGCAAGAGGAGAGCGGCCACGGTCACCATGGgctctgtgcctctgtccctctgtccccctgccctgcccagggccccTCACCCACCTCGGACATGCCCAGGATCATCAGGAGCTCCCGGAAGATGTTGACGAAGTCCAGGAAGAGATCAACGCAGTGCCTGGGAAcgagagggagggagggatggatggatgctcGGGGCGAGGCCACCCTGCCCCCCCGTGTCAcccccctggtgtccccagcacccaccagATGTAATCCTTGTCCCCGCTCTCGGCCTTCTCGATGATGAGCTGCGTGTCGAAGAGCACGAAGCCGCACATGATCATCAGGGCCACGTACAGGTTGGCCTGTGGGGGGTAGAGAGGCATCAGGTGGGgactgtcccctccctgccggTGTCACCCGTCTGTCCGTCCATCCTCGGCAGGCGGACTCACCGTGAAGAGCCAGGTGGATCTCACAAAGGCGTTAATcagagaggagagaagcagcagggtgAGGCCGGAGAGAAGGAAACCTGCGGGGCGAGGGAGTCAGGGCCGGGTCTGGGGAGAGCCCCCCCACCAAACAGGGGgtccccagcccccccagcGCCCCCCACAAAGCCCCTCTCACCTCCTAGGTAGAGGTAGCTGCGGCGCCGGGCGTACAGGGCGCTCAGCGAGAAGCAGGCGAAGATGGTGGCAGTGCCCAGGAAGGCAGTGGGGATGATGCTGGGGGGCAGAGACAAGGGGGTCAGAGGGttttgggggcagctgggggggtCACTGAGGTGGGGGGAACAGGATCTGTGTGGCAGCTGGAGGTGGGGGGGTTTCTACCTGGGGTTGATGGAGATGCACATTTGCAGGAGGGGTCCCAGATTGATGCCTGGAAGGACAGAACTGGGTGTCACCAGGGCCATTCTGGGGGGCTTCCTCCGGCCcctctgcaggatttggggtcccGTGGGGTGTGGGGGGGAGTCCCAGCGCCCACCTACCTGTGAGGAAGGCGAAGCCAaccagcatccccagcctcTTCTGCTCGGTCTCACGGCTGTGAGGGGTGGCCGTGAGCCAAACCATCAACCCCAGCGCCCCCAGGCCAGTCAGGAGCCCGAACTGCGAGAGGGAGAGACAGGTGAGGGCTGGGCCTCgcctcacctggctgctgcagggctgggggtgccacctgcagccctgcaaaggTCCCTCACCTGGAAAAGGTGGGTCACCACATTGACGTAggcgcccgccgccgccacgAACATGCAGATGGCAAAGCTGCCATAGACCCTCTTCAGGTGCTCCTGGGTGGAGGCCGAGCTGTGGGTGAGGAGGGGGTggtgagctgggcagggagggctggcacagccccccgagccccctgcccctgcccgggTGTCGCTCACATGTGGGAGAACTTGAAGAGGGCGTCAAAGTTGATGCTGCGGTCGAAGACGTTCATGGTGCCGCGCCGGGATGGGCCCAGGGCCGCTCCACAGGGCTGCAAGCTGCGAGGGGAAACGGGCTCAGGGAGGATCTGGAGCCCACCCAAAGCTCCCAAACCTCCCCCAGGAACCCAGCgagagcccaggagctgcaggagctgccggCGCTCCGGAGCCTTCCTTGTCCAGCTGGTGCAAGCGCTGGCGGCTGTTGCAGGGCCGGGGGGCCCTGGGGTGTTGCAGGGCTGTTGCAGGGCCAGGGCGGCCCTCAGGGATCCTGCAGCgaggctgctctggggccagGGGAGCTCCTGAAGGTGCCGTGGGAGCGCTGCCGGCAGCTGGAAACGTCTTTGTGCCGGGTGACTATTAGCGCCCGTAATGACGTCCCcagaggtggcagtggcagcGGGAGGATCCCGGCAgggcctcctcctcctcttcctcgccctcctcctcctggtcCAGCCGGCTCGGccggctctgtcccctctggcACCTGCCAGAGCCAGAcctgcccagcctgtggcacGAGCCAGCTGTCCccaagggatggaggggacaGAACAGGGCCCgagggggagagggggggaCGCTTCCAGCAGCCGCCCCGGCagagaggaggctccaggagaggAGCGCCATCGTGCCACAGCAGCACGGCCCAGGGGGGCGCAGGTCACAGCTCAGCACGGCGAcggtggcacagggtggcaccGGAGCGCTGCCACCGCTGCGCCGGTGCCACGGGGCCCGGGGGAAGCCCCGGGTCAGAGGGCGAGGCAGGGGAGGAGCTGCGGCCGCGGGGACAGTCCCGGGCGGGGTGTATGTGACAAGGGTGTGACGGCCCCCCCTGTCCTGCACCGGGGGTGACACCCCTCCGGCCGCAGTGACAGCCGGTTCCACCGGGCAGGGCCCGCCGAGCGCCGGTACCGGGCCCCGAGCcgccctccctgcccccagcGCCGCTTTCGCTTTCGCTGCTGCCGCCCCTGGTCAGCTCCAAGCGACCTTTACCCCACCCCAGaccggcgctgccccggccctcccccgccccgccgcccccgctccTCCCGTTAGAACCGGGCCGAGACCCTCGGGGCCAGGCCGCGcgcgccccccccccccggcaACGGGGCCTGGTGGAGGCGGAACCCCCCGGGCCGCTCGGGGGGAGCTCTGGGGGTGTTGCGGGGCTCGCCCGGGGTCCGCAGCCGCCCTGGGAcccccggggctcccccgggcccgccccgcccgcgccccccgcccgcaCCTGCGCCGCGTCCGCCGTCCGTGCCAGGCCGCGAGCTCtgcgccccgcccccgccgctcATTGGCTGAAACCTCGCCTAGTCCCGCCTCCCTCCTCATTCCATTGGTTCTTGTCACCCATGGGGGCGGGGCTCGCCCCGAGCCGCCGTCACGGTCCGGGCCGCGCCCGAGCGCCGCCGTTGGGCGAGCAGAGCCCGCCCCCGCGCGCGAGCGCGGCGCTGATTGGTCGGCGTGAGCTCGGCCCGGCCAATCGGAGCGCCCCGCTCGCGGCCGGCCTTCGGGCGCCCTCCGGTGGCGCCGCCGCCGTGCAgggcgccccctggcggcgcCGCGGAGGACGGGCAGCGCTGGGGCGGgagcgggcggggcgggcggggcgggaccgggaggcggcggcagcgccggaCACGACGGGCTGAAcctcccccgccgccccccggtGCCTGGGCCGGGGATGGGGAACGTGGAGAGCGCGGACGGGGAGGCGCTGCCCCGGGGCCCGGGAACGCCGGCGGCCCCGGGGGGAGCCGGACTGTTCGCCCCGGGCAAGATGCCGATGCCGGAGCCCTGCGAGCTGGAGGAGCGCTTCGCCCTGGTGCTGGTGAGAGGCCGACCCCCGCCGCGCTCCCCAGTTCCCGGTGCTCACCCTCCGTTCCCGGTGTGCCCCCGGTGCGCTTCGCCTGTTCGCTCCGTCGGTGTTCCCGCTGAGCCCCCGCCACGGTTCATCCCTTCCCGGGACTCCTCCCGTTGCGCTCTCCCGGACCAGTTGGCGGGCACCGGGCACCGCCGGGACAGCACCGCCGCCCGGAGCCGCCaggggcgggcggggagcgccgGTGCCCgtggggatgggcaggggcCGCGGGGAACACCCCacccgggacagccccgggggTGACGCCACTCCCGGTGCCACCGCGGGGGCCCCTGAGGCCCGGGGACTTTGTAAGCCGGGAAAGTCCGGTCGGGGCAGGGCGCGGGGCTGGGGGACCGCAGGGCTGGGATTCCCCGCTGGGTGCGGGGGTTCCCGGTCTCCCGGTGGATGAAGTGGCTCCCGGTGGGCGCGAATGCCCCGCGCGGTCCCCGGTCCGCTGTCACAGCCGGGGCGGTGGTCACCCTGGTGCCACCGCGGCCCCGGGACGTGGCTCGGCATTGCCCCCGGTGCCACCGGGACCACCAACACCGCGGCCGCGTCCCACCGGCGCTTGGGTGGCCCAAGAGCCGTCCCGGTGGCCCCTCCGCGGCGCCGGCTTCGTTTTGGATGGGGGGGACACCGCCAGGACACCATGGCTGGGTGACACCGGTGCCCGCCGGCCCCCGCAACCGGCCCCGCCATCCCGGTGGGAGCCGCCGCCAGCGGAAGCCGCAGCCGGGCAGGAAATGCCGAGAGTGGTCCCACGGGGCTCTGCAAGCCGAAAGCGGGGGCACCGGGGGGCACCGGCACCCCCGGCGTGGGCGCGTCCCGCCGGTGGCGAGCGGCTCCCGCCCGCGGCGCTGCCCGTCCCGCATCCCACGCGGGGCGGATACGGCCGCCGGTCTCCGCGGGGGCCTGTGGCGGGGGGGACACGTCCTACCGGGCGACACCGGTGCcgggggggaggaggggggtcACTTTGCAGGGTGGTGGCACCTGCCTCCCCCAAAATGTCCCCGCGGCCGTCGGCAGCGCCCGGTGCCGTCCCCGCTGCCGGGGGCGGAAAATATTCCATCATGTGATGGAGGTCCGGCGGCCCCCGGAGGCGAGGATCCGCCCcggagccccccagcccctgggaggaCTCCGGTACCGCCGTTCCCCGGCGGGATTGAGCCCCGCGATAGCCATGGGGGCTCCCGGTGGGGCGGACGGCGGAGGAAGtgcccggccgggagcggcCGCGCTCCCACCACAAAGGCAGGAAACGGAGCGGCGGGAACGCCGGGACGGGCGGCTGCGCTTCAAAGCCCCCCGCGGGTGCCCCTCGCCCCCAGGCGGGGTCTCTGGGCGTCCTTTCCGCCTCCGTTCCCGGGCAGGCCCGGGATTTTACTGCTGGCCAAGAGGGAATACCGCAGCCCTCCCGGAGGGCACGGTGCCCctctgggggcagttttggtgGCACCGTGCTGGTGGTCACTCCGTGCTGGTGGTCAGTCTCGTGGAAACCCGCGGGACCCCTTGGCCAGGGGTGCGTGGCCTCGCCCAGGCCCTGTCCCGGTTTCCCGTGGGATCGGGATGAGCAGGGGAGGGGTGACACGGGAGGGGTGGAGCAGCCACGGGGACGGCTCCCGGTAACGGGGCTACCCCGAGCTGCGTCATTCGGGTGGCATCTCCCACCAGGCTGGCTTGGCATCAcgagctgggctggcagcgcCCACCAGGATGACATCAGCCAGGCAATGGCATCTCCCACTAGGGTGACATCGCCCACATGGGCCGGCATCTCTCCCTAGGGTGGCATCGCCcaccagggcagccccaggctctCTGGCATCCCTGGTGCCCGCTGTGGCACCCCATCTGTCCTGTGCCACATCCTACACTGAGGATCCTGGGGTCTTCCCAGTGACCCTGGGCCAGCACCAGAGCATGGCCTTGTGCCCGGTGTCCCACTGAGCAGCCACCAGTGCCTGGCCCCGTGTCTGGTGTCCTGGGGAGCTGGCACCAGTGCCTGGCCCCGTGTCTGGTGTCCTGGGGAGCTGGCACCAACGCCTGGCCCCGTGTCTGGTGTCCTGGGGAGCTGGCACCAACGCCTGGCCCCGTGCCAGGGTCGGGAGCGGAGGCTGCGGTTGTCACACGGAAGCGGGCGCAGACAGGAAGGATGCGTCAGGGATGGAGAGATTTGGTGCCACTGGTGGTTGGCACGTGGCCCcagtggcactgctgtccccGTGCCACATCTGTGCCTGCTGGTGCACCCTGATGCCAGGGCCTCTGGCTGTGTCATGGGTCAGGGTGCCCTTAGAGGGgaccctggctgtgctgtgggcgCTTTCTGGGGCCACCCAGGCTGTACCGTGGGTCTCGGTGCCCCTTGGGGGgcactgtccccgtgtccctcaGGGTGACACCcgccctgtgtccccagagctcCATGAACCTGCCCCCGGACAAAGCTCGGCTGCTGCGCCAGTACGACAACGAGAAGAAGTGGGACCTCATCTGTGACCAGGTGGGGCTGGCTGGCCTGTGGGgggcctggggaggggacagttCTGCTGTCCCCGTGTCACCAACACCCTCCTGTCCCCCCCCAGGAGCGGTTCCAGGTGAAGAGCCCGCCCCATGCCTACATCCAGAAGCTGCGCAGCTTCCTGGAGCCGGGTGTCACACGgaaggtgaggggctgggggcttgGGGGGCTTGGGGGTGCcttggggggtttgggggagccTTGGGGGCACGGCTCAGCCTTGCTCTGCCCCCAGAAGTTCAGGAGGAGGGTGCAGGAGTCCACCAAAGTGCTGCGTGAGCTGGAGATCAGCCTGAGGACAAACCACATTGGGTGAGTGTGGGGTCCCggggaggggctgtggggtccCGGGGAGGGCTTGTGAGGtccaggctgggggtgcagagtTCCGGATGGCGCGTGGGGTCCCGGGGGACCCTCGGGGTGCTGTCACCAGCCCCgcacagctgcaggggaagCCGGAGGCGCTGCAGGAACTGGGCCGGTTCCTGCCCCGGCCCGCGGGCAGCTCCCGGGGGCGGATGCCGGGGCGGATGGGCCGGCGATGACGCCCTGAACGAGGCAGCGTGGCCAGATCCTGGCCGGCTCCTCCCGACCGACCGGAGGGCTCGGTCGCCTCCATCCCGGAGCCGGCGACACCCCGACCTGCCCCGGGATGCCCCGGAGCCGCGCAGGGATCGGGCGGGACGGAGCCGTCCCGGGAGCGTGGGGGACATCGGCGGCGGGTTCCCGGTGGCACGGTCGTGCCCGGTACGGCTCGTGCACGTGCCGGCTGttccccgccgccggccccgctcgTCCCTGCCCACGGACCCAAAATAGCAGCAGCCGGAGACAGGAAACGGGCTGAGGCGAGGGGCTGGCGGCGGCAGGAAaggggcggccgcggcccccgTGGCTCCCTGACGCACGGCGGTGGGCTGGCCTGGGGACCCCCGGTGCTCCTGGGTGAATCCCCCACCCGCCTCCTCGCCCCTGGGCGCAGCACCTCGCGAGTGCGCCCCGAGAGCCTCCCAAGGGTCGGGGCGTCCCGAATCCTCTCCTTTCCCCGCCAGGTTcccagggtggggatgggggcGCAGCCCCAGCGCCAAGCCCCGTTTCCCGCCGGCGccgagccctccctgccctgcgcTCCTCCGATAACCCCGCGCTGGCGCTGGCACCGCTGATAGCGGAGGGGCTGCGCCCACCGCGGCAGTGCCCCCACCgtccctgtgccaggacagggTGTCCGTGTTGGGGGGGGGTCGTGCTGGGGGGGATCCCCGGCTCCTGCGGGCTCTGATGGGTACCTGGTGCCGCAGGTGGGTGCGGGAGTTCCTCAACGATGAGAACAAGGGGCTGGACGTGCTGGTGAACTACCTGTCCTTTGCCCAGTGCGCCGTCATGTGAGTGGGGTCGGGGGGTCCCTGGGTGAGGGGGGGGGTCCAGGGGGTCCCTTGGGAGCGTGGCAGTTCCtggtggctgtggcagctccctgctgccaacGCCTGATACCGCCCGGTCCCTTATCACCCCTAAGGCAGGGAGGGACCTGTCTGCATCGAGCTTCTGAGGGATGCGGGACTTTCAgagcctccctgcctgctctgggaattccagagcTACCCTCGTGCCTCTCCCCACCCCGCAAGCACCCACTTGCCACCCACCTCAGTGCTTGCATCTGTGCTGGAGCCCCCTGCCCCCCGCCAGAGCAGTGTGCCCCCCGCCAGAGCCGTGTGCCCCCCGCCAGAGCAGTGTGCCCCCCGCCAGAGCCGTATGCCCCTTGCCAGAGCCGTGTGCCCCCTGCCATAGCCGTGTGCCCCCTGCCAGAGCAATGTGCCCGCCCCGCTGCACGCGTGTCCCCCCACCAGGTTGGATTTTGAGGGCCTGGAAGGCGGCGAGGATGGTGCCCTGGAGAGGCTGcgctcctggagcaggtccatCGAGGATCTGCAGCACCCCAGCGCCCTGCCCGCCCCCTTCACCAGCAGCCTGGCCCGCTCTGCCCGCCAGACAGCCCTACGGTACGTGCCCGGGGGGATGTCCCACTGTGGGGGGACGTCCTGCCACGGGGGTAcgtcctgctgcagggctctggctggCCACggtgctgctgcttgctgcctgctgtgccacgTGCCACGGTGTGTGCCAGCGTGCCGTGCCAAGCGCTGT carries:
- the NCKAP5L gene encoding LOW QUALITY PROTEIN: nck-associated protein 5-like (The sequence of the model RefSeq protein was modified relative to this genomic sequence to represent the inferred CDS: deleted 4 bases in 2 codons) codes for the protein MTSPPPPVPPRSRSQPRPCRPGPGPGPAVAPGDAAQLRGWGHPEPAAMSESVAEAPGAGSPAALGETGTSHELLQRLRELEAENSALAQANENQRETYERCLDEVANHVVQALLNQKDLREECIKLKKRVFELERQNQVLSDLFQQKLQLSTGSLPQLPLHPVPVPPDVPVTPPPGSAEQEPPPLLPGLCLSLPEVLPPVPSGSPGLSPGAPPLDALSPFFKKKAQILEVLRKLEETDPLLGPAPASPGSPEPCAALAWPPCPLRGPGAAGGWRGTEGSPCSSPEEGGPPRGALLSALAERLLRGEGGGLLPAQRGSPRGSPPAAARGAPRFPGTLHAGRGEPRGGLHPALTWRGPQLPALPHQGAQTAAPPPRGRLSPQLAHPSKIPCRGAHPEASPVLSRRPSPDAAPEPGSAEPPAFAHPRTFEAAEQPPAPPAPAAGGERAAASPPSSRRGTGGSAPCRRPGKKPPEPGYLPFKERLAALGKLRGAEGREPPGPGRPERGHGAELRPPARGNLGGSLKHPEPAHGAEPLARCYSSGSMGDPGKAGGGKGRPGTGRTPSRTPPTPPAKTSRSPHGSPTKLPTKAGKAGAPRGEEPAGAKAGGGPHKTPAEPAEPTGPAPSAAGHSAIEEKVMKGIEENVLRLQGQERAPGAEAKGKAAGLASWFGLRRSKLPALSRRGDGGRGREWAGTPAPLRREVKLAARKLEAESLNISKLMEKAEDLRKALREEHAFLQGLALEKGRPRGPPRGPGPLPVMYQEVTAETFMQQLLDRVDGKDVPYETRLEHKRELCDLRRVPPDAKEPRLCRPPRNGIVGHVREPSDKVPDVGLRDELPSDESLSESGTGQHFAACGSLTRTLDSGIGTFPPPDYGGVPAKSTPKPRGRPEPLPGAVPAAVTKVPRKARTLEREVPSAEELLVPGKHRSAPSCRLPAPPSSHGHRAAPQDTGDDARKARRVQQSKNWTFPNAKACGAADPFVCPPGGLEGLHRPAQAPVCSPAGHRGASPEAPPPLPPALSTSSSRTPAPQTWGTRAARARSRDGGHGPAGLEHSESLSDSLYDSLSSCGSQG
- the TMBIM6 gene encoding bax inhibitor 1 isoform X2; translation: MRREAGLGEVSANERRGRGAELAAWHGRRTRRSLQPCGAALGPSRRGTMNVFDRSINFDALFKFSHISASTQEHLKRVYGSFAICMFVAAAGAYVNVVTHLFQFGLLTGLGALGLMVWLTATPHSRETEQKRLGMLVGFAFLTGINLGPLLQMCISINPSIIPTAFLGTATIFACFSLSALYARRRSYLYLGGFLLSGLTLLLLSSLINAFVRSTWLFTANLYVALMIMCGFVLFDTQLIIEKAESGDKDYIWHCVDLFLDFVNIFRELLMILGMSENKKKEKK
- the TMBIM6 gene encoding bax inhibitor 1 isoform X1, whose product is MRREAGLGEVSANERRGRGAELAAWHGRRTRRSLQPCGAALGPSRRGTMNVFDRSINFDALFKFSHISASTQEHLKRVYGSFAICMFVAAAGAYVNVVTHLFQFGLLTGLGALGLMVWLTATPHSRETEQKRLGMLVGFAFLTGINLGPLLQMCISINPSIIPTAFLGTATIFACFSLSALYARRRSYLYLGGFLLSGLTLLLLSSLINAFVRSTWLFTANLYVALMIMCGFVLFDTQLIIEKAESGDKDYIWHCVDLFLDFVNIFRELLMILGMSEVGEGPWAGQGDRGTEAQSPW